A single region of the Thermotoga profunda AZM34c06 genome encodes:
- a CDS encoding RnfABCDGE type electron transport complex subunit D, with translation MAFFQKQPLMRKVLYSLIPIYVFSFYLYGLRVLWIGFFVFGTGIFTEYVMEKQKKKPVSEAVLVTCSLLLLSLPPSIPWWIAVIGSFFGVFFAKEVYGGFGRNIFNPAIVGRLFIYISFPVAMTSKWLLPRVDASTSATPLDLLRNGQDVDLKNLFLGIRPGSIGESCIPLIIAAAIYLVLTKTASFRIIISTFSSATILTVLLKMTGIGPSPFAMLLSGSFLFVTVFMATDPVTAPKKKISQWIYGVIIGVCTVLIRNFSLFSEGTSFGVLIGNTFASLLDEISSKKVKQ, from the coding sequence TTGGCTTTTTTTCAAAAACAACCTCTTATGAGAAAAGTTTTGTATTCGCTTATACCGATCTATGTTTTTTCATTTTATCTTTATGGGTTAAGGGTATTGTGGATTGGTTTTTTTGTGTTCGGTACTGGAATTTTTACAGAATATGTAATGGAAAAACAAAAAAAGAAACCAGTAAGTGAAGCTGTTTTGGTGACCTGTTCACTTTTGTTGTTATCTTTACCTCCATCAATTCCTTGGTGGATCGCCGTTATTGGTTCTTTCTTTGGAGTTTTCTTTGCCAAAGAGGTGTATGGAGGATTTGGAAGAAATATCTTCAATCCGGCGATTGTGGGAAGGTTATTCATCTATATATCTTTCCCCGTAGCCATGACAAGCAAATGGCTGTTGCCCAGAGTTGATGCATCGACATCGGCAACACCTCTTGATCTTCTTAGAAATGGACAGGATGTTGATTTGAAAAATCTCTTCTTGGGAATCAGACCAGGTTCTATTGGTGAAAGCTGTATACCTTTGATTATAGCCGCTGCGATTTACTTGGTACTTACTAAAACTGCAAGTTTTCGAATAATCATTTCCACCTTTTCTTCTGCAACAATCTTAACGGTCCTTTTGAAAATGACTGGGATAGGTCCTTCGCCTTTCGCAATGCTCTTGTCTGGAAGTTTTCTTTTCGTGACTGTTTTCATGGCTACAGATCCTGTCACAGCGCCAAAGAAAAAGATTTCCCAGTGGATCTATGGAGTCATCATTGGTGTTTGCACTGTATTGATAAGAAACTTCTCTCTGTTTTCGGAAGGAACGAGCTTTGGTGTTTTGATTGGTAATACATTTGCCTCACTTCTTGATGAAATATCATCAAAGAAGGTGAAACAGTGA
- a CDS encoding NADH:ubiquinone reductase (Na(+)-transporting) subunit F, protein MSLVLITTLITSAISALLAGAIVLIDSFVNNYGLVKITINKRKTIEVKGGSPLLFTLASQGIFIPSACGGRGSCGVCKVKVLTDVGAYLPTETPYISKEQMKENIRLSCQVKVKKNLEIEIPDELLYAKKFKAIVEKIKNVTYDIKELTLQLIEPQTIDFKAGQYVQLSIPPYGKIDQITQRAYSISSVPSQKNKIELLIRLVPGGAATTYVHNYMKEKEIIEFTGPFGEFYVRETDATMICVAGGSGMAPIKSIIFDLYEKGTSNREIWYFFGARSLKDLFYVDMFKDLEKKWNNFHFVPALSNPLPEDNWNGETGLITDVLDKYLKNKIEKSKPKEGYLCGSPGMINACIQVMKTNGIPEEKIYYDKFA, encoded by the coding sequence ATGTCACTCGTTTTGATAACGACATTAATTACTTCCGCAATTAGTGCGCTCTTAGCAGGTGCTATAGTATTGATCGATTCCTTTGTCAATAACTATGGGTTGGTTAAAATCACTATTAACAAAAGAAAGACCATCGAAGTCAAGGGTGGTTCGCCGCTCCTTTTTACTTTGGCATCCCAGGGAATATTCATACCCTCGGCTTGTGGGGGAAGAGGTAGTTGTGGGGTGTGCAAGGTGAAGGTTTTGACCGATGTTGGAGCGTATCTTCCCACTGAGACACCTTATATTTCAAAAGAACAAATGAAGGAAAATATCAGACTTTCTTGTCAAGTCAAGGTCAAGAAGAATCTTGAAATAGAGATTCCAGATGAACTTCTTTATGCTAAAAAATTCAAAGCCATTGTTGAAAAGATAAAGAATGTTACCTACGATATAAAAGAATTGACACTACAACTTATAGAACCACAGACGATTGATTTCAAGGCAGGACAGTATGTTCAATTATCGATACCACCATATGGCAAGATCGATCAGATCACTCAGAGGGCATATTCGATCTCTTCTGTTCCAAGTCAAAAAAATAAAATAGAGCTCCTGATAAGACTTGTACCTGGTGGTGCGGCAACCACTTATGTACACAATTACATGAAAGAGAAAGAGATAATCGAATTCACAGGACCATTTGGGGAATTTTACGTTCGTGAAACCGATGCTACAATGATCTGTGTTGCTGGTGGTTCTGGGATGGCACCAATAAAGTCAATAATCTTCGACTTGTATGAAAAAGGTACTAGCAATCGAGAGATATGGTATTTCTTTGGAGCAAGATCGTTGAAAGATCTTTTCTATGTTGATATGTTCAAAGATTTAGAAAAGAAATGGAATAATTTCCACTTTGTACCAGCTCTCTCGAATCCTCTTCCTGAAGATAACTGGAATGGTGAAACTGGATTGATAACAGATGTCTTGGATAAATATCTCAAAAATAAAATAGAAAAATCTAAACCAAAAGAAGGATATCTATGCGGTAGTCCAGGTATGATCAATGCCTGTATTCAAGTGATGAAGACCAATGGTATTCCAGAAGAAAAGATCTATTATGACAAATTCGCTTGA
- a CDS encoding amino acid ABC transporter ATP-binding protein translates to MIQIILKIEDLKKSYGKNEILKGISLELKKGETKVIIGPSGTGKSTLLACINRLVEPDYGRIWLEGEEITSHNAHKMRQKIGYVFQDFNLFNHLTALDNVRIGLIKVQKLPKEEATQIALEQLSKVGLSQKAELYPSQLSGGQKQRVAIARALAMRPKLMLFDEPTSALDPELIGEVLSVMTDLAKSGMTMLVVTHELGFARTVADEIIFMENGIIVEQGPPSSIFTNPQKDRTRQFLRKLTELYGEEKIK, encoded by the coding sequence TTGATCCAGATCATTTTAAAGATTGAAGATCTCAAGAAAAGTTATGGCAAGAATGAGATTTTAAAAGGTATCTCACTCGAACTCAAAAAGGGTGAAACAAAGGTCATAATAGGGCCAAGTGGTACAGGCAAGAGTACATTGCTTGCTTGTATAAACAGATTGGTCGAGCCAGATTATGGAAGAATTTGGCTCGAAGGTGAGGAAATAACTTCACACAATGCACATAAAATGAGACAAAAAATAGGATATGTTTTTCAGGATTTCAACTTGTTCAATCACTTAACAGCTCTTGATAATGTGAGAATTGGTTTAATAAAAGTTCAGAAGTTACCAAAAGAAGAAGCGACACAGATCGCGTTAGAACAATTATCTAAGGTAGGCCTCTCACAAAAAGCAGAACTTTATCCTTCGCAACTATCTGGTGGACAAAAACAGCGCGTAGCAATCGCAAGAGCGCTTGCAATGAGGCCAAAATTAATGCTCTTTGACGAACCAACATCTGCACTTGATCCTGAACTCATCGGGGAAGTTCTCTCGGTGATGACCGACCTTGCAAAATCGGGTATGACCATGTTGGTTGTTACACACGAACTTGGATTTGCAAGGACAGTTGCAGACGAAATCATTTTTATGGAAAATGGAATCATCGTCGAACAAGGTCCACCATCTTCAATATTCACCAATCCTCAAAAAGACAGAACAAGGCAATTTCTCAGAAAACTCACAGAGTTGTATGGAGAGGAAAAGATCAAATGA
- a CDS encoding FMN-binding protein: MNKEGKFYTILFSFITTFVFVLLLSLLNASTIQRIQDNERLFKIKAILKAFGVEYKNDQEALSNFEKYVKTKRINNVDLYYITSDAQTLYGIVFNGSGLWSNISGFISTDENVEKIVGIEFISQAETPGLGGRIEEEWFKNQFRSEKLVNGTITIQIGGTGDYDHENGKVDAITGATQTSKSLERIINDHLSILRDILGVRQ; this comes from the coding sequence GTGAACAAAGAAGGTAAGTTCTACACAATATTATTCAGTTTCATCACAACTTTTGTTTTTGTATTGTTACTGTCTTTGCTCAACGCATCGACAATTCAAAGAATTCAAGATAATGAACGTTTATTCAAAATCAAAGCGATCCTGAAGGCTTTCGGTGTCGAGTATAAAAATGACCAAGAGGCATTGTCAAATTTTGAAAAATATGTGAAAACCAAAAGAATTAACAATGTTGATCTCTACTATATAACCTCCGATGCACAAACTCTTTATGGTATTGTCTTCAATGGCAGTGGTTTGTGGAGTAATATATCAGGTTTTATCTCAACAGATGAAAATGTCGAGAAAATTGTAGGAATAGAATTCATCTCACAAGCCGAGACACCAGGACTCGGTGGTCGCATTGAAGAAGAATGGTTTAAAAATCAATTTCGGTCCGAAAAATTGGTCAACGGAACAATAACAATCCAGATTGGTGGTACTGGCGACTATGATCATGAAAATGGCAAGGTAGATGCTATCACCGGTGCAACACAGACATCCAAGTCCTTGGAGAGGATAATCAATGACCATTTGAGCATTCTACGTGATATTTTGGGGGTGCGACAATGA
- a CDS encoding Rnf-Nqr domain containing protein codes for MNEFTKISKNNLIKENQILIQVLGICSTLAVTNNLRNTMIMAIGVTLVTGLSNLTVSFLKKYIPRKVRMMVETLIIAFYVIIVDIILRAYLPDVSKALGPYVGLIITNCIIMGRAEAFAQANTPLISLWDGLTAGAGYALVLVIVAFIRELLGFGTIFNIRIMPKSFTPWTIMVMAPSAFFIVALLMWVAKSMSLKAGGKK; via the coding sequence ATGAATGAATTCACAAAGATCTCCAAAAACAATTTGATAAAAGAGAACCAAATACTGATTCAAGTTCTTGGTATTTGTTCAACTCTTGCAGTAACGAATAATTTAAGAAATACCATGATAATGGCGATCGGTGTTACCTTGGTTACTGGGTTGTCTAATTTGACAGTTTCTTTTTTAAAAAAATATATACCCCGTAAAGTTAGGATGATGGTTGAAACCCTTATAATTGCATTTTATGTGATAATTGTCGATATCATACTGAGGGCTTACTTACCCGATGTAAGTAAAGCACTTGGACCATATGTTGGGCTGATTATCACCAACTGTATAATCATGGGCCGAGCTGAAGCATTTGCTCAAGCAAATACTCCATTGATTTCTCTTTGGGATGGTCTTACAGCTGGAGCTGGTTATGCATTAGTTTTGGTGATTGTGGCATTCATTCGTGAATTGCTTGGCTTTGGAACGATTTTCAACATCCGTATTATGCCAAAGAGTTTCACACCATGGACTATCATGGTTATGGCACCGAGCGCCTTTTTCATAGTCGCATTGCTCATGTGGGTGGCAAAGTCAATGTCTCTCAAGGCAGGTGGAAAGAAATGA
- a CDS encoding Rnf-Nqr domain containing protein, with product MNINPVVLFFASVFTSNILLTNFLGMCSYISISKDLNSSNGLGMAVTFVMTVTTVLNWFVYHYIIVPFGLDYLRYIIFIIVIAAVVQILEMVIDRISPSLYMTLGIFLPLITVNCAILGVTLFMQLRNYSLLQSLFYGLGSGLGWWLAIILLAAIRKKIDNAPAPAGLKGTGLTFITIGIMAMAFIGFSGMIRVQ from the coding sequence ATGAATATCAATCCAGTTGTTCTTTTTTTCGCTTCAGTTTTCACGAGTAATATTTTGTTGACAAATTTCTTAGGTATGTGCTCTTATATTTCAATATCAAAAGATTTGAATTCGTCAAATGGTCTTGGCATGGCAGTCACTTTTGTAATGACAGTTACAACTGTTCTCAATTGGTTTGTTTATCACTACATCATAGTACCTTTTGGTTTGGATTATTTGAGATACATAATCTTTATAATTGTCATAGCTGCTGTGGTACAAATTTTGGAGATGGTGATCGATAGAATTTCACCCTCACTGTACATGACATTAGGGATCTTTTTGCCATTGATCACTGTGAACTGTGCAATACTTGGTGTGACACTTTTTATGCAACTGAGAAATTATTCATTGCTTCAATCTCTATTTTATGGACTTGGTTCAGGACTTGGTTGGTGGCTTGCAATAATTCTTTTGGCTGCGATAAGAAAGAAAATAGACAATGCACCGGCACCAGCAGGTTTGAAGGGAACAGGTCTTACATTCATAACAATTGGAATCATGGCAATGGCATTCATAGGCTTCTCTGGGATGATACGAGTTCAGTGA
- a CDS encoding FprA family A-type flavoprotein has translation MRSVQIKPGIYWVGVNDRFTQFFEGLWPIGEEGVSYNSYLLVDEKNVLIDLAKSIKTDEFFEQIEQIIPVSKIDYVVINHMEPDHTGILTVLKKIAPHATILISEKGVKMLKAFYHIDENVKPVKDLEELRIGEKLLKFYYTPFVHWPETMMTYEVTHKVLFSCDGFGGYGALRGVLFDDECKDKDFYIKEMLRYYANIVATFSTPVLKAIEKLSSLPVQIIAPSHGLIWRENPGIVVDLYKKWAQYASSPAEKGVTLLYGSMYGNTERIMSSLLNGISKSGIAVDVFNVTQTHVSYILASLWKNRGVVIGAPTYEGSLFPPMADVLHMASVKHVQFKTAAIFGSYGWSGGASKRIREIIEPLKWQIVGVFDINGSPTNEDLQKIEEFGYDFARKIMEQP, from the coding sequence ATGAGATCTGTACAGATCAAACCCGGTATCTATTGGGTTGGAGTGAACGACAGATTTACTCAATTCTTTGAAGGACTCTGGCCGATAGGTGAGGAAGGTGTCTCATACAATTCATACCTCCTTGTCGATGAAAAAAATGTTCTAATCGACCTCGCAAAATCGATCAAGACGGATGAATTTTTTGAACAAATTGAACAGATCATACCCGTATCAAAGATAGATTATGTAGTGATAAATCACATGGAACCGGATCATACAGGGATTCTCACCGTTTTGAAAAAGATCGCACCACATGCGACTATCTTAATAAGTGAAAAAGGAGTGAAAATGCTCAAGGCTTTTTATCATATCGATGAGAATGTCAAACCAGTGAAAGATTTGGAAGAATTGAGAATTGGAGAGAAACTTTTGAAATTCTATTATACGCCATTTGTTCATTGGCCCGAAACAATGATGACATACGAAGTGACTCACAAGGTGTTGTTTTCTTGTGATGGTTTCGGCGGTTATGGTGCGCTCAGAGGTGTTTTATTCGATGATGAATGTAAAGACAAGGACTTCTACATAAAGGAGATGCTCAGATATTATGCTAATATCGTTGCTACCTTCAGTACACCTGTTCTCAAGGCTATAGAAAAATTGTCAAGTCTGCCAGTTCAAATCATTGCTCCTTCACATGGTTTGATCTGGAGAGAGAACCCAGGTATAGTCGTAGATTTATATAAAAAATGGGCACAATATGCATCTTCTCCTGCTGAAAAAGGTGTGACTTTGCTCTATGGTTCAATGTATGGTAACACAGAGAGAATTATGAGTTCTCTACTCAATGGGATATCAAAATCGGGGATAGCAGTTGATGTCTTCAATGTTACTCAGACACATGTGAGCTACATACTCGCATCACTTTGGAAAAATAGAGGCGTGGTAATTGGAGCTCCAACGTATGAAGGATCTCTCTTCCCCCCAATGGCAGATGTACTTCACATGGCAAGTGTAAAGCATGTACAGTTCAAGACAGCGGCAATTTTTGGAAGTTACGGTTGGAGTGGTGGTGCATCAAAAAGAATAAGAGAAATAATAGAACCACTCAAATGGCAGATCGTGGGCGTTTTTGATATCAATGGTAGTCCCACAAATGAGGATTTACAGAAAATAGAAGAATTCGGCTATGATTTTGCAAGAAAAATAATGGAACAACCGTGA
- a CDS encoding sodium ion-translocating decarboxylase subunit beta: MFEELFLGVFSLTFGNVIMIIIGLLLIYLAIAKKYEPALLLPIGFGTILVNIPLSSAIDQLLEGVLHRGVLSIFFDIGIATEIFPLLIFIAVGAMIDFTPLLENPVMFLFGAAAQFGIFGTMAVATLLGFDLKEAASIGIIGAADGPTSIYVASRFARHMLGPISVAAYSYMSLVPIIQPPVIRALTSKEERSIRMQPKAQKIPRMVKIIFPITITVVASILAPTSAALIGFLMFGNLLRECGVLDSLSKSAQNELANLVTILLGLTIASTMTADKFLKPQTLVILGLGLVAFIFDTAAGVLFAKFLNLFLKQKINPMLGAAGISAFPMSARVIHKMGLEEDPMNFLLMYAAGANTAGQIGSVLAGGILIALVGGNAL, translated from the coding sequence ATGTTCGAAGAATTGTTCTTGGGTGTATTCTCTTTAACTTTTGGAAATGTAATTATGATAATCATCGGGTTATTGCTCATTTACCTGGCTATCGCAAAGAAATATGAACCCGCTTTACTGCTACCAATAGGTTTTGGTACGATCTTGGTCAATATCCCATTATCATCAGCTATTGATCAATTACTCGAAGGAGTATTACACAGAGGGGTTCTCAGTATTTTCTTTGACATAGGTATTGCAACCGAGATTTTTCCTTTGTTGATATTCATTGCTGTTGGAGCTATGATTGACTTTACACCTTTACTTGAGAATCCCGTGATGTTTCTTTTTGGAGCTGCAGCACAGTTTGGTATATTTGGAACGATGGCTGTTGCAACATTGCTTGGATTTGATCTAAAAGAAGCAGCATCAATAGGAATAATTGGTGCTGCCGATGGACCAACATCTATCTATGTAGCTTCTCGTTTTGCAAGACACATGCTCGGACCAATCTCAGTCGCTGCCTATTCTTATATGTCCTTGGTTCCAATTATTCAACCACCAGTGATAAGAGCTTTGACATCCAAAGAGGAAAGATCTATAAGAATGCAACCCAAGGCACAGAAGATACCAAGAATGGTAAAAATAATATTTCCAATAACTATAACCGTTGTTGCGAGTATTTTGGCTCCCACCTCTGCTGCGTTGATAGGATTTTTGATGTTCGGGAATCTTTTGAGAGAATGCGGCGTTTTAGATAGTCTTTCAAAATCTGCGCAAAATGAGCTTGCCAATCTTGTTACGATCTTGCTCGGTCTCACTATTGCTTCTACGATGACCGCCGACAAGTTTCTAAAGCCACAAACACTTGTGATACTTGGCTTGGGATTGGTTGCTTTCATTTTCGATACAGCGGCTGGTGTATTATTTGCAAAGTTTTTAAATCTCTTTCTCAAGCAAAAAATCAATCCAATGCTCGGAGCTGCAGGGATTTCGGCATTTCCCATGTCGGCACGAGTCATACACAAGATGGGGTTAGAGGAAGATCCTATGAATTTTTTACTGATGTACGCCGCTGGTGCAAATACCGCCGGACAGATTGGCTCAGTACTGGCCGGTGGAATCCTGATAGCCCTTGTGGGAGGTAACGCGTTATGA
- a CDS encoding amino acid ABC transporter permease: protein MPKLLNGLVVTLYMTVFTAVIGLILGTVLCLCKVYGNRFVSLISTGFIELIRGTPMLVQLFILYYGLPVYGIRLTPLLAALIGFSINSAAYQAEYLRGSIQSIGSGQMKAALSIGMRKWQAVRFIILPQALRRVIPAWTNEFIYLLKYTSMAYIIGAPEMMAQAKFIASRNFEFFKVYLLTALIYLSIVWIMSFVFSNLEKKLRIPGTIITER, encoded by the coding sequence ATGCCAAAACTTCTCAATGGTTTGGTTGTAACTCTATATATGACTGTTTTCACAGCAGTCATTGGTCTTATTTTGGGAACTGTATTATGTCTATGTAAAGTCTATGGGAACAGATTTGTGAGTCTAATTAGCACAGGATTTATTGAATTAATACGTGGAACACCGATGTTGGTTCAACTTTTCATACTTTACTATGGGTTGCCAGTCTATGGAATTCGCTTAACACCGCTTTTAGCGGCGTTGATAGGCTTTTCTATAAACAGCGCAGCTTATCAAGCGGAATACTTAAGGGGCTCAATTCAATCAATCGGCTCAGGCCAGATGAAGGCAGCGCTATCTATAGGAATGAGAAAATGGCAAGCAGTTAGATTCATAATCCTTCCACAAGCACTCAGGCGAGTCATCCCAGCCTGGACCAATGAGTTCATTTATTTATTGAAATATACCTCGATGGCTTATATAATCGGTGCACCAGAGATGATGGCACAAGCAAAGTTTATAGCCAGCAGAAACTTTGAATTTTTCAAAGTCTATTTGCTCACCGCTCTTATTTATCTGTCAATCGTCTGGATTATGTCTTTTGTCTTCTCGAATCTTGAGAAAAAACTGCGAATACCGGGAACGATCATTACCGAAAGATAG
- a CDS encoding bifunctional UDP-sugar hydrolase/5'-nucleotidase, with protein sequence MKKIFTIVLILATILSFATKLTILHINDTHGHAWSFSETNNPNIGGFAAIATIVEEVRKEVESQGGHVIFLHAGDINTGVPESDQLDAAPDIVALNLMKLDAATFGNHEFDKPKTTLAKQMALANFPFVSANFTDPEGVVKAKSYIIKDFGDLKVAIFGLTTEETAILEPIYLNGATFANAVQVSKALLPEMRAKADVIIALAHLGWEPEGEGKTTSKQLAQLVDGIDVIIDGHSHTKFENAQFVNNTIVAQAWEWGKYVGRLDLDIENGKIVSWNWKPIPVNLKNYKGKDAEGKDVYEFVGKPYEENFYVKTVLNYFKSLGSEKLDTVIGETKILLDGERTNVRSKSTNLANMICDSMIWKVNADIALTNGGGIRASIKPGKITVRDVLTVLPFGNTLYVIKMTGEQVMKVLEYAATIKEGQGAFLQTGGLIWKSVGGKVVEAKVKGEPLDPSKIYTVVTNDYMAQGGDGYTMLKGLPGYNTGFTMDSVLAQYIQQVLMGTVQDYDSQLRYIRQ encoded by the coding sequence GTGAAGAAGATTTTTACAATCGTACTGATTTTGGCAACGATTCTGAGCTTTGCGACTAAGTTGACCATCTTGCACATCAATGACACACACGGACATGCCTGGAGTTTCAGTGAAACTAATAACCCAAATATCGGTGGTTTCGCTGCAATAGCAACAATTGTAGAAGAGGTTAGAAAAGAAGTAGAATCGCAAGGAGGACATGTGATCTTTTTACATGCTGGAGATATCAATACAGGTGTACCCGAGTCAGATCAATTAGATGCGGCTCCTGATATAGTCGCTTTGAATCTCATGAAACTCGATGCTGCAACCTTTGGAAACCACGAATTTGACAAACCAAAAACGACTCTCGCAAAGCAAATGGCACTTGCGAACTTCCCATTTGTATCAGCCAACTTCACAGATCCCGAAGGTGTTGTGAAAGCTAAATCCTACATAATTAAAGATTTTGGAGACTTGAAAGTTGCAATCTTTGGTCTCACAACAGAAGAAACTGCCATCCTTGAGCCGATCTATCTCAATGGCGCGACCTTTGCAAATGCCGTTCAGGTGAGTAAAGCCTTATTGCCAGAAATGAGAGCAAAGGCTGATGTGATCATCGCTTTGGCTCATTTGGGATGGGAACCCGAAGGGGAAGGTAAGACAACCAGCAAGCAATTGGCTCAGCTTGTAGATGGTATTGATGTGATAATCGACGGACATAGCCACACGAAATTCGAAAACGCTCAATTTGTGAACAACACAATTGTAGCTCAAGCATGGGAATGGGGAAAATACGTTGGAAGACTGGATCTCGATATCGAGAATGGAAAGATTGTTTCCTGGAATTGGAAACCGATACCTGTCAATCTTAAGAATTACAAAGGCAAAGACGCCGAAGGTAAAGATGTGTATGAATTTGTTGGTAAACCATATGAAGAAAACTTCTATGTAAAAACCGTTCTTAACTACTTCAAATCACTGGGAAGTGAAAAGCTCGATACAGTAATCGGTGAGACTAAAATACTACTCGACGGAGAAAGAACTAATGTCAGATCTAAAAGTACAAATCTCGCAAACATGATTTGTGATTCCATGATCTGGAAAGTAAACGCAGATATAGCACTCACAAATGGTGGTGGGATCCGAGCATCGATAAAACCAGGAAAGATCACAGTTAGAGATGTTCTAACGGTACTTCCTTTTGGAAACACGTTGTACGTGATCAAAATGACTGGCGAGCAGGTTATGAAAGTACTCGAGTATGCCGCAACAATCAAAGAAGGACAAGGCGCATTTTTGCAAACGGGCGGTTTGATCTGGAAGAGCGTCGGTGGTAAGGTAGTTGAAGCAAAGGTCAAAGGAGAGCCATTGGATCCTAGTAAAATATACACAGTGGTTACAAATGATTACATGGCACAAGGTGGAGACGGTTACACTATGTTGAAGGGTCTACCTGGATATAATACAGGATTTACAATGGACAGTGTCCTGGCACAATATATCCAACAAGTCTTGATGGGTACTGTGCAAGATTACGATTCCCAGCTCAGATATATCAGACAGTAA
- a CDS encoding ribonuclease HIII produces MKNLNQIKQKIQQSGLKIESEKIIQNGIQFRIKNCGHLRIYWRKDGQTTIDLSQIKSSCLQKLNDILNKLDERIFEMQDDLEIQKKVLDNLPDDPKMILPAIGSDESGKGDIFGPLVVAAVYIGKVEYDNFGKKLKDSKLLSDKKISDLANRIKSSCEYSIAIVEPKDLVNVENMNELLEDLHAHCIRNVLTKKKSFIAIYDDFGAKGLKEKLEICDDLTVLGFKKAEVNPAVAAASIIARAEFLSWIDNVSRQYDVKIPLGAGQRATEFAMNFLKNHGLKELERIAKMNFSNVRNLISK; encoded by the coding sequence GTGAAAAACTTGAACCAAATCAAACAAAAGATACAGCAAAGTGGCCTTAAAATAGAATCTGAAAAAATTATACAAAACGGTATCCAATTTCGTATAAAAAATTGTGGACATCTGAGGATTTATTGGCGTAAAGATGGTCAAACAACGATTGATCTATCACAAATCAAATCTTCTTGCCTGCAGAAATTGAACGATATCTTGAACAAATTGGATGAAAGGATATTTGAGATGCAAGATGACCTTGAGATTCAAAAAAAGGTCCTCGACAATCTTCCCGATGATCCTAAAATGATCTTACCGGCAATAGGTTCAGATGAATCAGGAAAAGGAGATATCTTTGGACCTCTTGTTGTAGCTGCGGTTTACATTGGTAAGGTTGAATATGATAACTTTGGTAAAAAATTGAAGGATAGCAAATTATTGAGCGATAAAAAAATCTCGGACTTGGCCAATAGAATAAAATCATCATGTGAATATTCAATTGCAATCGTAGAGCCAAAAGATCTTGTCAACGTTGAGAATATGAATGAACTATTAGAAGATCTGCATGCTCATTGTATAAGAAACGTTCTTACGAAGAAAAAATCATTCATTGCGATTTATGACGACTTTGGAGCAAAGGGTCTGAAAGAAAAATTGGAGATTTGTGATGATTTGACAGTCCTTGGTTTTAAAAAAGCTGAAGTAAACCCAGCAGTTGCAGCTGCTTCGATTATTGCAAGAGCAGAATTTTTGTCCTGGATCGATAATGTCTCAAGACAGTACGATGTGAAGATACCGCTTGGAGCCGGGCAAAGAGCAACCGAGTTTGCCATGAATTTTTTAAAAAACCATGGTTTAAAAGAATTGGAAAGAATAGCGAAGATGAATTTTTCGAACGTGCGAAATCTAATCTCTAAGTAA